The Tachysurus vachellii isolate PV-2020 chromosome 19, HZAU_Pvac_v1, whole genome shotgun sequence genome segment GTCTAAGGTAGAGCTTAGCTTTTCTCTAGTCAATACTTGTCCTCTTTTTCACTTGTTTCAGGTGAAttgataaaatatttagatGCATGTAAGGcagttttcttctctttttaaatCTTAGGGTCATGCTGCTCCCATTCTATATGCAGCATGGGTTGAAGCTGGCTATGTGAAAGAGGCCGAATTGCTTAACTTGCGCAAGATTGACTGCGACCTTGAGGGCCATCCTACACCTGTGAGTGACACTATGCTTACTACAGAACAAGCTCTGAGAGAATACAGTGAATATGTggtgacctgtgtgtgtttttgagtgacatttttttaaagacttaCTTTGATTAGCTGTTCAGTagctttattttacttaatgaatttttttgctTCCAGAAATTAGCCTTTGTGGATGTGGCTACAGGCTCCCTGGGCCAGGGTCTGGGAGCTGCATGTGGGATGGCTTACACAGCAAAATACTTCGACAAGTCCAGGTATAGAAGCTGAACCATGAACATCTGTACAATGATCAAATCATGAACGTTTCACCTTACACACATTAACTCAATTGTGTAGCTACCGTGTGTACTGTCTGCTGGGAGATGGTGAATGCTCTGAGGGTGCTGTTTGGGAGGCCATGGCTTTTGCTTCTCACTATGGCCTGGACAACCTGGTGGCCATTCTGGATGTCAACCGCCTAGGACAGAGTGAGGCTGCACCTTTGAAGCATGACATGAATACCTATCTTGAGCGCTGCAAGGCTTTCGGGTAAGCATCACGAACATGCACACGGTTTCTGTCTCCTTTCTCCGACTTCCTTTTTCCATCAATTTTTTAGAAATCCCTTCATTCACTCTAGCAGTGTCACCAGTAGTTCATTTTGCCAGCTTGTAGTGACAGAGAGTTACACTATATACTTCTAAAACTAACTATTTAATCAGAACTTAAATAATGCATTAGCCAGTGAAATTTGGTTGTTTGTTCTACATGTCTAGACCTTTTTCTTGGTTGTTAAGCAAAGCATAGAAACTGTACTACATGCAAAAATTCAAAAGCACCAgcaacctctttttttttttttctttttttttcccccacacttTATTATGTTTGTAATATCTCTGGCCATTTTATTAGGTTAATTCCTGTTCTTATAAGGAAATAATTGGAGGTAGGAAATAATGGCTTCAATAAATGAAGTGGTGTTTTGTCCAGGGAATTTGgctacttacattttatttagcacagttaTGTTCCTGCATCTTGTCTTTGTTCACAACCATCATAATTGTGATATTTTCAGTAAGCACTCCCAAGATGTTGGTAAATACATATAATGAAGGTAAGGAGTAcctttttaaaagaaacaagCACCCAATCTATAGTTTTGCCACATTGTTACTCCAAAGTAGCTTGTGCAGCTGCTAAtgaagtgtgtgtcagtcacattGGTAGCCAATCGCATTAAACTCTGGACACGTACATTAAATTGGTATTGTGAATTCTCTTGACAATTATTTATATAGGTCACAAATTATCATTAACACTAAAGAGCTAGATTGAATGCAAAAAGATggcattattattagtttaagtTCCAGCTTGAAGGAAGGAGCTAGAATATTTGGTGTCtgacacactgcacaaacaagTGCTATATTGTTAAAATTCCTGTTTGTCATTACCATTATTGTCTTTATTTGAAATCTTAACACAAGATATAGATTTTTCTCCCTTATACTATTTTCAAACAATTTAATTTGATCATTGTGCAATGTTTCTTTTGTCCTTTCAGCTGGAACACATGTGTGGTTGATGGCCATGATGTGGAAGAGTTGTGTAAGGAACTGTGGCATGCAGAACGCTTTAAAGGGAAGCCCACTGCTATTGTAGCCAAAACCTTCAAGGGCAAAGGGCTCAAAGGTCAGCCAGTGTGATGTATTTTAGGGAAACTTGTGCTTCTTAATCTCTACTTTCGTATTGCTGCTAATGCTACATTTATTTGTGACATGCCATgtgctctgattttttttttcaggcataGAGGACCTTGATAATTGGCATGGTAAGCCCATCCCTAAGGACCGTGTGGAAGAACTGATTGCTCATCTTGAGAACCAGATCCAGGCTTCCAGTAAACCCCTCCAGGCTGCACTGCCTAATGAGGATGCAGCTCCTGTAGATCCAAGTCCTATCTACCTGCAGTCTCCTCCAGAATACAAGTCTGGAGACAAGGTGATTTTACTATACCAGTTAATAAGCAGCAagcaaatcatatttgttttgttttggcttGCACAGATTGTTTATAAAAAGCTGTTTGTGTGCAGATCTCTACCAGGAAAGCCTATGGTGTTGCCCTAAAGAAGATGGGAGATGCCAGCCAGCGTATTGTGGCTCTGGATGGAGATACCAAAAATTCGACTTTCTCTGAGACATTTAAGAAAGCGCATCCTGATCGCTACATAGAGTGTTTCATTGCAGAGCAGAATATGGTGTGTTTACTATGCAGTATATCTAAAGCATTGGTTACAGTCAGTTCTTAGACTAGTATTGGTGTTGTACCAGTATTGTATTCCAGTCTGAAGTCTCACTCAGTTTGAAATCTCACTTATCACATAAGTGTTTACGCAGAAGGGTGTGACTTAATACACACAAGAAGTAATCCCCAgtagtgatttaaaaaataatcagttgAGTTGCATTGTTAAATTTAGGCAATTTTAATAAGTTAAATTGAGTTGTAAAAATCCTAAGTAATATGAATCACTATTTAACCACCTTTCTTGTGCTTCGTAGGCAAGTGTGGCAATCGGTTGTGCCACTCGAGATCGCACAGTCCCATTTGCCAGCACATTTGCTGCTTTCTTATCGCGTGCCTATGATCAGATCCGCATGGCAGCAATTTCTCAGTCTAATGTGAACCTGGTGGGCTCCCACTGTGGCGTCTCTATTGGTAAGACCTCTGTTCATCTCGAACTATTTTCTGTAGGACTCCTTGCTCTGCTTAACTTTTTGTTAACTGCTTTTGTTCCCTGACTTTACATTTTTCAGGTTAACATTTGTGTGCATGGTATAAAATTGAATTGTTCCTTGCTCAGGTGAGGATGGCCCCTCTCAGATGGCCTTGGAGGATCTTGCAATGTTCCGTGCTATCCCAACATGCACTGTTTTTTACCCTAGTGATGGAGTGTCTACTGAGAGGGCAGTAGAGTTAGCAGCAAATACAAAGGTAATTGTTATCGTTTCTGAGATAAGGGAGTCTAAATGCCTACGTTTATACAAATAGCTTTTTGCACTAATTACTTTTTTTGCACCACAATAACTGGTCTGCAGCTTCTTCACAAATAATCTGCTGTGCTGCTCATAGTTTTAGTAGTTATAGGTGATGCGGCAAACAGGTCTCAATGCTTTTTGTGCCATTTGTTTTCAGGGTATCTGTTTCATTAGGACCAGCCGACCAGACACAGCAATCATACATGATGCTGATGAGAAATTTGAAATTGGCAAAGCTAAGGTAAGTGTCTGAACCAAGTATTGGAAGGAGCACCTTTTTGTTTGGTTGCTTCATGCTAACAAACATTGGGTAGTCTTCTAATTCTGTGTTTTCCTATATAAAATATGGGGGATGATGCAACTAGACCACGGTCACTAGAGGCCGCTGTGGTGATGTTTTTATCTGGTGGGGAAAGTATTCCTGAGACTGGTGAAGATATTTGTGTAGATGTACTTTGTTGCTATAAAACGTTCACATTAGATGAAGCAAATTCTACAGTAACCTCACCACTGGTGTGACTTaaacaaccccccccccccccccccccccaaaaaaaaaaaaaaaaaaaaaaaaaaccaacacacacacacagtactttGATGTATGAAAATGTTATGTTGGTAATGAGGATTTTAGTTTTAAAACCCGAACATGATCCGAATGATTTAAACAAGATCTTGTTCTCAGTAGACATGCTTTGAATACCTGATATGGCATGGAATTTGAAATGGAAACGTCCTTACTTTGTGTCCAATGGTTATTTCACGTTTTGTCCTCTAGGTGGTGCGTCAGTCTAACAGTGATCAAGTAACTGTGATTGGAGCTGGAGTCACACTGCATGAGGCCCTTGCTGCATATGACATTCTGTCTAAGGAAGGTTAGTGTGCCCACTTTTGCCCTaaatatacactgctcaaaaaatgAAGGGAACAAAATCACAACAGTATAACACCAAGTCAGTTAACTTGAGGTCAAAATGATCTGTCCTGGTAGGAAGCACAAGTAATTGTGAATCAGTTCACTTGCTTTGGTGCAAATGAAAGTGACAACAGGTGTACCAAGTAAGCAATATCAAGGCAACCCCCAGAAAATCctcaaatgttttcattttgtttttttggtttctaTTGACCAGTCAGATTTTGTTCTCAATGATTTACACAATGCCAAATAAGTAAagatttttacaaatttaattTATCATGATCCAATGTGTGATTTAAGTGTTCCCTTAATTTTAAGCAGTGTATGAATTGTATGTAAAGATGATCCTTAAATGCTATGGTGTAACTTGGattcatatttttacatatagcCCCCACTGTATTTGAATAAACCAAATAATGACTGTCTGATTTGTAGGTGTGAACATCCGTGTAATCGATCCATTCACTATTAAGCCCCTGGATGCTGCTACAATTGTGGCCAGTGCTCGTGCCACTCAGGGCAGAATAATCACAGTAGAGGATCATTACAAAGAAGGTAAGCCATTTCTTGGTCTTGGTATGACTGGATATTTCTGGGCCAGAGCTCAGGTTCCAACTTCTAAAACTTTGTCCCTTTCTTCCACTTAACGTTCAGAATCTGAGGTGTTCTTAGTCATGTTTGTAATAACAGTGTAGTAATGTCTTGCTTTTTTTGTGCAGGTGGTCTGGGCGAGGCCGTCTTGGCTGCAGTGGGAGAGGAACCAGGCATTGTGGTCCATCGACTGGCTGTGAGCCGAGTGCCCCAAAGTGGCAAACCCCAGGAGCTGCTGGACATGTTTGGCATCAGTGCTAAGTCTATTGTGGCAGCAGTCAGAGGCACTTTTGCCAACTGAATCCCTCTAATCCCACCCAGTCTTTTCTTCCTGCTGACCTACCGCTAATACAAGTGGCTTAAATGCTTTTGAAACCTCCGAaacggttatttttttttccttcttgattCTTCAAATGTGGCAGCTTTGCACAGGTTTTGAGTAACATCTGTCCTTCAATTCAAGTTACAAATTCATCCTGGCCGATGAGATGACCTTCATAATGGTTAGTCAGTTATGGTGTTGTGCTTATGACACATCACTTGTTTAACTTTGTTCCATTCCAGTTCCTACATTCCTATATCCCTCCCCAGTATAAATATTACcttcagtataatatatttactaGGTAAATTATGGTTTCAG includes the following:
- the tktb gene encoding transketolase-like protein 2 — protein: MESYHKPDEKTLQGLKSMANKLRIHSIKATCASNSGHPTSCCSAAEIMSVLFFHTMRYKADDPRNACNDRFVMSKGHAAPILYAAWVEAGYVKEAELLNLRKIDCDLEGHPTPKLAFVDVATGSLGQGLGAACGMAYTAKYFDKSSYRVYCLLGDGECSEGAVWEAMAFASHYGLDNLVAILDVNRLGQSEAAPLKHDMNTYLERCKAFGWNTCVVDGHDVEELCKELWHAERFKGKPTAIVAKTFKGKGLKGIEDLDNWHGKPIPKDRVEELIAHLENQIQASSKPLQAALPNEDAAPVDPSPIYLQSPPEYKSGDKISTRKAYGVALKKMGDASQRIVALDGDTKNSTFSETFKKAHPDRYIECFIAEQNMASVAIGCATRDRTVPFASTFAAFLSRAYDQIRMAAISQSNVNLVGSHCGVSIGEDGPSQMALEDLAMFRAIPTCTVFYPSDGVSTERAVELAANTKGICFIRTSRPDTAIIHDADEKFEIGKAKVVRQSNSDQVTVIGAGVTLHEALAAYDILSKEGVNIRVIDPFTIKPLDAATIVASARATQGRIITVEDHYKEGGLGEAVLAAVGEEPGIVVHRLAVSRVPQSGKPQELLDMFGISAKSIVAAVRGTFAN